In Deltaproteobacteria bacterium CG11_big_fil_rev_8_21_14_0_20_42_23, the following proteins share a genomic window:
- the dprA gene encoding DNA-protecting protein DprA yields MNQHRHFCISHLCLHALLYSRPRQTKRLFQRYGDAKLIWNLPLATLAQELRMETEKLNILKSEIEKREMRFKADSISQDFKLISYADETYPHVLRNIFDPPAFLWMQHKLPLQAQKCVAIVGSRRASKWALDFTYRLSVELSERGVCVISGLAYGIDIAAHKGALFADASTVAVLGSGLKKMYPHSHAKLAEEIAHKGAVISEFPLEMDANPWQFPQRNRIVSALADGVIVIEAAQKSGSLITADFALQQGKEMMVAPGRAGEKECAGSNALLREGAVLIESADDVFEALSWQSELDVQKVEKKQKYKLESLFTVEDFAVKEKLALHQASLVLMEKIIAGEIEECTGGLFKCR; encoded by the coding sequence ATGAATCAGCACCGGCATTTCTGTATCTCTCATCTTTGTCTCCACGCACTCTTATATTCTAGACCAAGGCAGACCAAACGTTTGTTTCAGCGTTATGGCGACGCCAAGCTTATCTGGAATCTTCCACTTGCTACACTTGCGCAAGAACTGCGAATGGAAACAGAAAAACTCAACATTTTAAAATCTGAAATCGAAAAAAGAGAAATGCGATTCAAAGCAGATTCGATTTCACAAGATTTTAAGTTGATTTCATATGCAGATGAAACGTATCCGCACGTGCTTCGAAATATTTTTGATCCTCCTGCTTTTTTGTGGATGCAGCATAAACTCCCTCTTCAAGCTCAGAAGTGTGTGGCTATTGTGGGCAGCAGACGAGCCAGCAAGTGGGCTTTGGATTTTACATATCGGCTTTCTGTAGAACTTTCAGAGCGTGGTGTATGTGTGATCAGTGGACTTGCTTATGGCATTGACATTGCGGCGCACAAGGGAGCTTTGTTTGCTGATGCTTCAACCGTTGCTGTCTTGGGAAGTGGCCTCAAGAAAATGTATCCGCATTCTCATGCAAAATTAGCCGAAGAGATCGCGCACAAAGGTGCTGTGATTTCAGAATTTCCACTCGAGATGGATGCCAATCCGTGGCAGTTCCCGCAGCGAAATCGCATTGTGAGTGCCTTAGCCGATGGTGTTATTGTGATTGAGGCGGCACAAAAAAGTGGAAGCCTCATCACTGCAGACTTTGCACTTCAGCAAGGCAAAGAAATGATGGTTGCTCCTGGAAGGGCTGGCGAAAAAGAGTGCGCAGGAAGTAATGCTTTGCTTCGGGAAGGTGCTGTCCTTATTGAATCTGCTGACGATGTCTTCGAAGCTTTGTCGTGGCAAAGTGAGTTAGATGTGCAGAAAGTAGAAAAAAAACAAAAGTACAAATTAGAGTCTTTGTTTACCGTGGAAGATTTTGCAGTCAAAGAAAAACTGGCCTTGCATCAGGCCAGTTTAGTGTTGATGGAAAAAATAATCGCAGGTGAAATTGAAGAATGCACCGGCGGATTATTTAAATGCAGATAA
- a CDS encoding integration host factor subunit beta produces MTKSELVLLISEKARITKKRAEDAINLIFDSMTKVMARGGRIEIRGLGSFMVKEYGGYKGRNPRTGESIHVKPKRLPFFKVGKELKERVDSLGSDKPSSESSSGSFSGSFGHK; encoded by the coding sequence ATGACCAAGTCTGAGTTAGTTTTGCTGATTTCTGAAAAGGCCAGAATCACCAAAAAAAGAGCGGAAGATGCCATAAACCTTATTTTTGATTCCATGACCAAAGTGATGGCTCGTGGAGGGAGAATCGAGATAAGAGGCCTGGGCAGTTTCATGGTGAAAGAGTACGGCGGGTACAAGGGAAGAAACCCTCGAACTGGCGAGTCTATTCATGTGAAGCCAAAGCGCTTGCCCTTTTTTAAGGTGGGCAAAGAGCTGAAGGAGCGCGTGGATTCTTTAGGTTCGGACAAGCCGTCTTCTGAGTCGTCTTCGGGTTCTTTTTCAGGATCATTTGGACATAAATAA
- the proC gene encoding pyrroline-5-carboxylate reductase: MKKLALLGCGNMGTAIALGVSKHQHGIHVFTYDPDHKKSLELADRISGTAVKSYEELKECDAFLLACKPQQFKELATQLKKHLSSESLVLSIMAGVSTKTLSAALPAKKLVRVMPNTPCLIGKGVCGIYALGLSESEEKEVHALFSPISKTYAFSSDDEIDKVTAITGSGPAYVFEFARVLSKAFSQMGIAAEKAEDMVKQLFVGSSALMQEAEESIETLRNQVTSKGGTTEAALNTLHETQFEDMLTAATQSAYKRAKELS, from the coding sequence ATGAAGAAGCTTGCACTTTTAGGATGTGGAAATATGGGAACCGCTATTGCGCTTGGTGTTTCAAAGCATCAACATGGAATTCACGTTTTCACTTATGATCCCGACCACAAAAAATCCCTTGAACTTGCAGATCGCATTTCGGGAACGGCTGTAAAATCATACGAAGAACTTAAAGAGTGTGATGCTTTTCTTCTTGCGTGTAAACCTCAGCAATTTAAAGAACTGGCAACACAGTTAAAAAAACACCTCTCTTCGGAAAGTCTTGTGCTGTCTATCATGGCTGGCGTCTCTACAAAAACACTTTCAGCAGCTTTGCCAGCAAAAAAACTTGTTCGCGTCATGCCAAACACTCCGTGTTTAATTGGAAAAGGAGTGTGTGGTATTTATGCTTTGGGCTTAAGTGAAAGCGAAGAAAAAGAAGTGCACGCACTTTTTTCTCCCATTTCAAAAACCTACGCCTTTTCTTCCGATGATGAAATCGATAAAGTTACTGCCATTACAGGTTCAGGTCCGGCCTATGTTTTTGAGTTTGCGCGCGTGCTTTCAAAAGCTTTTTCTCAGATGGGCATCGCGGCAGAAAAAGCAGAAGACATGGTAAAACAACTTTTCGTTGGCAGCAGTGCGCTTATGCAAGAGGCAGAAGAAAGTATTGAAACATTACGCAATCAAGTGACTTCAAAGGGAGGAACAACCGAAGCCGCTCTCAACACTTTGCACGAAACACAATTTGAAGACATGCTTACAGCTGCAACACAATCAGCATACAAACGAGCGAAGGAGTTGTCGTAA
- a CDS encoding adenine phosphoribosyltransferase has product MKQNQKEQRVEQLVKQHVRDIPDFPKPGIVFKDITPLLSDPNVFRSIIEVFASRYKGEKLSAIVGIESRGFLFGAALAHSLGIAFVPIRKKGKLPYETIEVSYDLEYGSAVVEMHTDALCKGDRVVIIDDLLATGGTAEAACKLVKKSGGHIHECAFVIELAFLDGRKNILDAASFAIASYS; this is encoded by the coding sequence ATGAAACAAAACCAAAAGGAGCAACGCGTGGAACAACTGGTAAAACAACATGTGCGTGATATCCCTGATTTTCCAAAACCTGGAATTGTCTTTAAAGATATTACTCCATTATTGAGTGATCCAAATGTATTTCGATCTATCATTGAAGTGTTTGCGTCGCGTTACAAAGGTGAAAAACTTTCGGCCATTGTTGGCATTGAATCTCGTGGATTTCTTTTTGGCGCTGCGTTGGCGCACAGTTTGGGAATTGCGTTTGTGCCCATTCGTAAAAAGGGAAAACTTCCCTACGAAACCATCGAAGTTTCTTATGATCTCGAATACGGTAGTGCTGTAGTAGAGATGCACACCGATGCTCTTTGCAAAGGTGATAGGGTGGTGATCATCGATGACTTGCTGGCAACCGGTGGCACTGCCGAGGCTGCGTGCAAATTGGTGAAAAAATCTGGTGGCCACATTCACGAATGCGCATTTGTGATAGAACTTGCTTTCTTAGACGGCAGAAAAAATATTCTTGATGCCGCTAGCTTCGCTATTGCTTCCTATAGTTAG
- a CDS encoding protein-L-isoaspartate O-methyltransferase, which produces MNKSKRHADGYDYYKIARKKMVQEQLIVGGIKDKQVLSAMEKVPRHLFVSAGMEEQAYFDRSLHIGERQTISQPIMVAIMTELLELNNQKRILEIGTGSGYQTAVLAELAGEVYTIERIQSLSVGARKVLYKLKYKNIFFRVGDGTLGWKEKAPFDGIIVTAGAPVVPEQLREQLCDGGRLIIPVGGEETQELLCIQKNGNEYTERKISKCRFVKLIGEEGW; this is translated from the coding sequence ATGAACAAAAGTAAAAGACATGCAGATGGTTACGATTATTATAAAATAGCCAGAAAAAAAATGGTGCAAGAGCAACTTATTGTCGGAGGAATCAAAGACAAACAAGTTCTTTCCGCGATGGAAAAAGTTCCTCGGCATCTTTTTGTGTCTGCGGGAATGGAAGAACAAGCTTACTTTGATCGCTCTCTTCATATTGGTGAGCGGCAAACGATTTCACAACCTATCATGGTTGCTATCATGACGGAGTTGCTTGAGCTGAATAATCAAAAAAGAATTTTGGAAATTGGAACTGGCTCTGGCTATCAAACTGCTGTCCTTGCTGAACTTGCGGGCGAAGTCTATACCATAGAGCGCATTCAAAGTTTGTCGGTGGGAGCGCGAAAAGTTTTATACAAGCTCAAGTACAAAAATATTTTTTTCAGAGTTGGTGACGGTACTTTGGGTTGGAAAGAAAAAGCACCTTTTGATGGTATTATCGTTACCGCTGGTGCGCCCGTTGTTCCCGAACAATTGCGTGAGCAACTTTGCGATGGCGGACGTCTTATTATTCCCGTTGGAGGAGAAGAAACACAAGAACTTCTTTGTATCCAAAAAAATGGAAATGAGTATACTGAGCGAAAAATAAGCAAGTGTCGTTTTGTAAAGCTCATTGGTGAAGAGGGATGGTAA
- a CDS encoding 5'/3'-nucleotidase SurE has product MSKPLILVSNDDGIHAEGLQCLVAALKNIANVVVVAPDYERSASSHSLTLHRPLRIVERADNVYTTTGTPTDCVMLGVMEILKQKPDLVVSGINHGPNIGDDIHYSGTVAAAREAGLLGIPSFAISLATFDHFQFQPAARFAVKLAEQIFEHSLPADIMLNVNVPNGKTDEDFECVITSQGKRTYGDHIIKKSDPRGKPYYWLGGGELGFQSIPGSDCDALQEKKIAVTPLKINQTDFDMLSRLRTWKL; this is encoded by the coding sequence ATGAGTAAACCCCTTATTCTAGTTTCAAATGATGATGGAATTCATGCCGAAGGCCTTCAATGCCTTGTGGCCGCGTTGAAAAATATTGCAAACGTTGTGGTGGTGGCGCCAGATTACGAGCGAAGTGCTTCAAGCCATTCGCTTACCTTGCACCGTCCGCTTCGCATTGTAGAGCGAGCGGATAATGTCTATACCACAACAGGAACTCCAACTGATTGCGTGATGTTAGGGGTGATGGAAATTCTCAAGCAGAAGCCAGACCTTGTTGTTTCTGGCATCAACCATGGTCCAAATATTGGTGATGATATTCACTACTCAGGAACTGTGGCTGCAGCAAGAGAAGCGGGTTTGCTTGGTATTCCTTCGTTTGCTATTTCGCTCGCTACCTTCGATCATTTTCAGTTTCAACCTGCGGCGCGCTTTGCTGTAAAGCTTGCAGAGCAAATTTTTGAACATTCTCTTCCTGCCGATATTATGCTGAATGTGAATGTGCCTAATGGAAAAACAGACGAAGACTTCGAGTGCGTCATCACGTCGCAAGGCAAACGAACATATGGAGATCACATTATCAAAAAAAGTGATCCGCGCGGAAAACCTTACTACTGGCTAGGTGGAGGGGAGCTTGGCTTTCAAAGTATTCCCGGTTCAGACTGTGACGCTCTTCAGGAGAAAAAAATTGCCGTGACACCACTTAAAATTAATCAAACTGATTTTGATATGTTGAGCCGTTTGAGAACCTGGAAATTGTGA
- a CDS encoding phosphoribosylformylglycinamidine cyclo-ligase — translation MSESYKKAGVNIDAGNAFVERIKPFVQATKRHGVLTELGGFAGFFQPDLADMKEPVLVSGTDGVGTKLMLAKELGDVSRIGIDLVAMCINDIACSGATPLFFLDYLATGQLDVELHARVVEGIAEGCKQAKCALIGGETAEMPGCYQGTDFDLAGFAVGIVDRSKIIDGTEIRVGQKIIGVASSGFHSNGYSLVRSIIKDHNLNLSAALPNSTSSIGEALLEPTFIYSSLITQLLKQFCITGIAHITGGGFWDNIPRILPPRVMATINSSAWQRPPVVSFLQETAKIDESEMLRVFNAGIGLVLIVPEEQSQSVCDFIQSAQHHAWIIGDIKASDADATIQFTNL, via the coding sequence ATGAGTGAATCGTACAAAAAAGCTGGTGTAAATATTGATGCGGGAAATGCATTTGTTGAACGCATTAAACCCTTTGTGCAAGCAACAAAGCGCCACGGCGTTCTCACTGAACTTGGTGGCTTTGCAGGTTTTTTTCAACCTGATCTTGCTGACATGAAGGAACCTGTTTTGGTTTCTGGCACGGATGGCGTTGGCACAAAACTGATGCTCGCAAAAGAGCTTGGCGATGTTTCACGCATTGGCATCGACCTTGTTGCCATGTGCATCAATGACATAGCTTGTTCTGGAGCAACTCCCCTTTTCTTTCTCGACTATCTTGCAACAGGCCAACTTGATGTTGAACTGCACGCTCGCGTCGTAGAAGGTATTGCCGAAGGATGCAAGCAAGCAAAGTGTGCGCTCATCGGAGGAGAGACTGCCGAAATGCCAGGATGCTATCAAGGCACAGACTTCGACCTGGCTGGTTTTGCGGTGGGCATTGTGGACAGATCAAAAATAATCGACGGCACCGAAATACGTGTTGGGCAAAAAATCATTGGCGTTGCTTCCAGCGGGTTTCATAGCAACGGTTACTCTCTTGTTCGAAGTATTATCAAAGATCACAATCTCAATCTTTCAGCAGCACTTCCAAACAGCACATCAAGCATTGGCGAAGCTTTGCTGGAACCCACTTTTATTTACAGCTCTCTCATCACTCAACTCTTAAAACAATTTTGCATCACCGGCATTGCGCACATTACTGGCGGCGGATTTTGGGATAACATTCCACGCATTCTACCACCGCGTGTGATGGCAACTATAAACAGCAGCGCTTGGCAACGTCCTCCAGTGGTTTCGTTTCTTCAAGAAACAGCAAAAATTGACGAAAGCGAAATGCTGAGGGTCTTCAACGCTGGCATTGGTTTAGTGCTTATTGTTCCTGAAGAACAAAGTCAGAGCGTTTGCGATTTTATTCAGAGTGCACAACACCACGCTTGGATTATTGGCGACATCAAAGCAAGTGATGCTGATGCCACCATTCAATTTACAAACTTATGA
- a CDS encoding phosphoribosylglycinamide formyltransferase yields MSSSPLILGVLISGNGSNLQAIIDACQEKRINAKLAVVVSDNKNAYGLQRAEEAGIPHFVVKRTAFASQKEFEEEIVSCLKRHSVQLVCLAGFMRIIGKNLLAAFPNHILNIHPSLLPAFPGLDAVKQAYDAKAKLAGCTVHVVDELMDHGPILLQASVEVTASDTYESLKAKILEQEHKIYPKVIQLIAEKKISLSTF; encoded by the coding sequence ATGAGTTCTTCACCTCTCATTCTCGGCGTTCTTATTTCTGGAAATGGAAGTAATTTACAAGCCATCATCGATGCCTGCCAGGAAAAGCGCATCAATGCTAAACTTGCTGTGGTTGTAAGCGACAACAAAAATGCCTACGGATTACAACGTGCAGAGGAAGCTGGCATTCCGCATTTTGTCGTTAAGAGAACTGCCTTCGCTTCTCAAAAGGAATTTGAAGAAGAAATTGTAAGCTGCTTAAAAAGACATAGCGTACAGCTCGTTTGCCTTGCGGGTTTCATGCGCATCATTGGAAAAAACTTACTCGCCGCATTTCCAAATCATATTCTCAACATTCATCCCTCTCTCTTGCCTGCGTTTCCCGGACTTGATGCTGTAAAGCAAGCCTATGATGCCAAGGCAAAACTTGCCGGCTGCACTGTTCATGTTGTGGATGAACTTATGGATCATGGCCCCATTTTGCTTCAGGCATCTGTGGAAGTTACTGCCAGTGATACCTATGAAAGCCTAAAAGCGAAAATTCTTGAACAAGAACACAAGATCTATCCAAAAGTAATTCAACTCATTGCTGAAAAGAAAATCTCTCTCAGCACATTTTAA
- a CDS encoding amidophosphoribosyltransferase, producing the protein MCGVVGVFNHKEASKLAYLCLYAEQHRGQESAGIFSLDGKSFHQHCGMGLVADLFDQPLLEKLAGDACIGHVRYSTTGTSVLANAQPFVVNARGESYGIAHNGDITNSKFLKTQLEEDGAIFRSTMDTEVVMHLIAREKKGNIVDRITAALKKVEGAYSLTFLCKEGLVAARDPYGFRPLSIGKIGDGYIVVSETCALDLIDAEYVRDIEPGEIVLFNQEGIHSFKPFEKAKKRAKKCIFEYIYFARPDSHLFGRDVYPIRKGFGKQLANEFPVDADVVIPIPDSGVPAAIGYAEESGIPYELGLIRNHYVGRTFIEPVSEIRHFGVKLKLNPVREVLEGKRVIVVDDSIVRGTTSMKIVKMLRKAGAKEVHMRVSSPPTIGPCYYGIDTPDKKELTAANHSIEEIRKFIDADSLSYLSRDDLYWFEDEKNKDEYCDACFTENYPIMPKVR; encoded by the coding sequence ATGTGTGGTGTTGTTGGAGTATTTAATCATAAAGAAGCAAGCAAGCTTGCCTATCTCTGCTTGTATGCAGAACAACATCGCGGACAGGAAAGCGCTGGTATTTTCTCATTAGACGGCAAGAGCTTTCATCAGCATTGTGGTATGGGGCTTGTTGCTGATTTGTTTGATCAACCTCTTTTGGAAAAACTTGCTGGCGATGCTTGCATTGGTCATGTTCGCTATTCAACAACCGGTACTTCAGTCTTAGCCAATGCTCAGCCATTTGTGGTGAATGCGAGAGGTGAATCGTATGGCATTGCGCACAATGGAGACATTACCAACTCGAAGTTTTTGAAAACGCAGCTTGAGGAAGATGGTGCTATTTTTAGATCTACCATGGATACCGAAGTGGTGATGCATTTAATTGCACGTGAAAAAAAAGGAAATATTGTTGATCGCATTACAGCAGCACTCAAAAAAGTTGAAGGTGCTTATTCCCTTACTTTTTTGTGCAAAGAAGGCTTGGTAGCAGCGCGTGACCCTTACGGTTTTCGTCCGCTTTCAATTGGAAAAATTGGAGACGGTTACATTGTGGTTTCCGAAACCTGCGCGCTCGATTTGATAGATGCAGAATATGTGCGCGACATCGAACCTGGTGAAATTGTGTTGTTCAATCAAGAGGGTATACATTCGTTCAAGCCATTTGAAAAAGCAAAGAAGAGGGCAAAAAAGTGTATTTTTGAATATATTTATTTCGCTCGTCCCGACAGCCATTTGTTTGGCCGCGATGTGTATCCCATTCGTAAAGGCTTTGGAAAGCAGTTGGCAAATGAGTTTCCGGTTGATGCCGATGTGGTTATTCCCATCCCCGATTCAGGTGTGCCGGCGGCGATTGGTTATGCCGAGGAATCAGGGATTCCGTATGAGCTTGGCTTGATTCGCAACCATTATGTAGGGCGTACGTTCATTGAACCCGTAAGTGAAATTAGACATTTTGGCGTAAAGCTCAAACTCAATCCCGTTCGCGAAGTGCTTGAGGGAAAACGTGTGATCGTTGTAGATGATTCCATTGTGCGTGGAACAACCTCAATGAAAATTGTAAAAATGTTGCGAAAGGCTGGCGCAAAAGAAGTGCACATGCGTGTTTCCTCGCCACCTACAATTGGGCCATGCTATTACGGCATTGATACGCCAGATAAAAAAGAACTCACCGCAGCAAATCACTCCATCGAAGAAATCAGAAAGTTCATCGACGCTGACAGCCTTTCCTACCTTTCCCGCGATGATTTATATTGGTTCGAGGACGAAAAAAACAAAGACGAATACTGCGACGCCTGCTTCACCGAAAATTATCCCATCATGCCTAAAGTGCGTTGA
- a CDS encoding phosphoribosylformylglycinamidine synthase II, which translates to MTTPTKITPELIAEHGLSQEEYKKILKFLEREPSITELGICSVMWSEHCSYKSSRIHLKKLPTKGPQVLQGPGENAGVVDIGDGKAVCFKMESHNHPSYIEPYQGAATGVGGILRDVFTMGARPIALLNSLRFGSVDHPKTKYLVNGVVSGIGGYGNTMGIPTVGGECSFDACYNGNILVNAFCIGLLDSDKIFRGFGSGVGNPVIYVGSKTGRDGIHGATMASDEFDESSEEKRPTVQVGDPFTEKLLLEACLELMKEDAIVGIQDMGAAGLTSSSFEMADRAGSGMKLNLDFVPQREENMTAYEMMLSESQERMLIVAQRGKEDIVKNIFEKWDLDVAVIGEVTDSGKMHIEHRGEVVVDMPIRPLVDEAPLYDRPAEKPSDLAAKQELNLDEIPEPKSYQEAFLTLIESPNLYNKAWIWQQYDHMVMTNSLVLPGADAAVVRIKDTKKAIALSADCNSRYCYLAPYTGAALAVAESARNLSCVGAKPLAITDCLNFGNPERKEIMWQFTQSLRGMAAACEAFSTPIVSGNVSFYNETSGEGIYPTPAVAMVGLLEDAEKVMTPWWKDSGDMIVLLGKTELDLGASEYLSVIHQKVAGFPPSLNFEYEKALQALCRTLIERKMIKSAHDVSDGGLAICLAESCLTRSGSLLGVRVNLQENIRMDALLFGETASRIVVSVAPQDLENLQNIAKECGVNSSVIGEVGGSCFSINEGVININVAELNDRWRNAFAKRFSNDA; encoded by the coding sequence ATGACGACACCAACAAAAATAACTCCAGAATTAATTGCTGAACATGGTCTCTCTCAAGAGGAATATAAAAAAATCCTCAAGTTTTTGGAAAGAGAGCCCAGCATTACCGAGCTTGGTATTTGCTCTGTGATGTGGTCTGAGCACTGCTCGTACAAAAGCTCGCGTATTCACTTGAAAAAACTTCCCACAAAAGGCCCACAGGTTTTACAAGGCCCGGGCGAAAATGCTGGCGTGGTGGACATTGGCGATGGCAAAGCTGTTTGCTTCAAAATGGAAAGTCACAACCACCCCTCCTACATCGAACCATATCAAGGCGCAGCAACGGGAGTGGGCGGAATTTTACGCGATGTTTTCACGATGGGAGCAAGGCCTATTGCGCTTTTGAATTCACTTCGTTTTGGAAGTGTAGATCATCCCAAAACCAAATACTTGGTAAATGGTGTGGTATCAGGCATTGGCGGCTATGGAAATACGATGGGTATTCCAACGGTTGGCGGCGAATGTAGTTTCGATGCGTGTTACAACGGCAACATTTTGGTGAATGCATTTTGCATCGGCCTTTTGGATAGCGACAAAATTTTCCGTGGATTTGGTTCTGGTGTTGGCAATCCTGTTATTTATGTAGGTTCTAAAACTGGGCGCGATGGTATTCACGGTGCCACCATGGCTTCGGATGAATTTGACGAAAGCTCCGAAGAAAAACGTCCAACGGTTCAAGTGGGCGATCCTTTCACAGAAAAACTGTTGCTAGAAGCTTGCCTTGAGTTGATGAAAGAAGATGCCATCGTTGGTATTCAAGATATGGGTGCAGCGGGGCTCACGAGTTCTTCGTTTGAAATGGCAGACCGTGCGGGCAGTGGCATGAAGCTTAACCTAGACTTCGTTCCGCAGCGCGAAGAAAACATGACGGCGTATGAGATGATGTTGTCAGAGTCGCAGGAACGCATGTTGATTGTAGCGCAGCGTGGAAAAGAAGATATTGTAAAAAATATTTTTGAAAAATGGGATCTTGATGTAGCGGTGATTGGTGAAGTGACCGACAGCGGAAAAATGCACATCGAACATCGCGGCGAAGTTGTGGTGGATATGCCTATCCGGCCGCTGGTGGATGAAGCGCCTCTGTATGACAGACCAGCTGAAAAACCAAGTGATCTTGCTGCAAAGCAAGAATTAAACCTTGATGAAATTCCAGAACCAAAATCATATCAAGAAGCTTTTCTTACCTTGATTGAGTCTCCAAACTTATACAACAAGGCTTGGATTTGGCAGCAGTATGATCATATGGTGATGACAAATTCGCTTGTGCTCCCTGGCGCTGATGCAGCAGTGGTGCGGATTAAAGACACCAAGAAAGCCATTGCGCTGAGTGCCGATTGCAACAGCCGATATTGCTACCTCGCCCCTTACACTGGTGCAGCCCTTGCTGTTGCTGAATCTGCGCGGAACTTAAGTTGCGTGGGGGCAAAGCCACTTGCCATTACCGATTGCCTCAACTTTGGAAATCCTGAGCGTAAAGAAATTATGTGGCAGTTTACACAATCGCTTCGCGGTATGGCTGCTGCGTGCGAAGCTTTTTCAACTCCCATCGTAAGTGGAAACGTAAGCTTCTACAACGAGACTTCAGGTGAAGGTATTTATCCCACGCCGGCAGTGGCCATGGTTGGGCTTTTGGAAGATGCCGAAAAAGTAATGACGCCGTGGTGGAAAGACAGCGGCGACATGATTGTCTTGCTTGGAAAAACAGAGCTTGATCTTGGGGCAAGTGAATACCTGAGTGTGATTCACCAAAAAGTAGCAGGGTTTCCACCATCTTTAAACTTTGAATATGAGAAAGCACTTCAGGCTTTATGCCGAACGCTTATCGAACGCAAAATGATCAAGTCTGCACACGATGTTTCTGATGGTGGCTTGGCCATATGCTTGGCAGAGTCATGCTTGACAAGGTCTGGCAGTCTGTTAGGTGTCAGAGTGAACCTCCAAGAAAACATTCGAATGGATGCGCTTTTGTTTGGCGAAACCGCTTCACGCATTGTGGTTTCTGTTGCGCCGCAAGATCTTGAAAACCTCCAAAACATTGCAAAAGAGTGTGGCGTGAACAGCAGTGTTATTGGCGAAGTAGGTGGATCCTGTTTCTCCATAAACGAGGGTGTGATTAACATTAATGTTGCTGAGTTAAATGATCGTTGGCGAAACGCGTTTGCAAAAAGATTTTCAAATGATGCATAA
- a CDS encoding phosphoribosylformylglycinamidine synthase I has translation MKCGILVFPGSNCDHDCLHVLKNVLGQEAFFIWHKETDLKDADLIVVPGGFSYGDYLRSGAVAAKSPVMQSVQAFASNAGLVFGICNGFQILQEARLLPGVLMRNKNLKFICKDLYVRVENNNTPFTKQCAAAEVLRIPVAHMDGNFFEQDNVIKQYERKKQIIFRYCNSEGELTETDNLNGSVSAVAGISNEAGNVMGMMPHPERCSESILHNEDGLKIFQSLIRSVM, from the coding sequence ATGAAATGTGGAATTCTTGTTTTTCCTGGAAGCAATTGCGATCACGATTGTTTGCATGTGCTTAAAAATGTTTTGGGCCAAGAAGCTTTTTTTATCTGGCACAAAGAAACAGATTTGAAAGATGCAGACCTCATTGTAGTGCCAGGTGGTTTTTCCTACGGTGACTACTTGCGCTCTGGCGCTGTGGCAGCAAAGTCTCCGGTAATGCAGAGTGTGCAAGCATTTGCTAGCAATGCTGGTTTGGTGTTTGGTATCTGCAACGGTTTTCAAATTTTGCAAGAAGCGCGACTTTTGCCGGGCGTTTTGATGCGAAATAAAAATCTCAAGTTCATCTGCAAAGACCTTTACGTTCGAGTTGAAAATAACAACACACCATTTACCAAGCAATGTGCAGCAGCAGAAGTGTTGCGTATTCCAGTGGCGCATATGGATGGAAACTTTTTTGAGCAAGACAACGTGATAAAGCAATACGAAAGAAAGAAACAAATTATTTTCCGCTATTGCAACTCTGAAGGTGAGCTGACGGAAACCGATAACCTTAATGGGTCTGTGTCTGCTGTTGCAGGTATTAGCAATGAAGCCGGAAATGTAATGGGCATGATGCCGCATCCTGAACGTTGTTCTGAAAGTATTTTACACAATGAAGATGGACTGAAAATTTTCCAATCACTCATTCGTTCTGTCATGTGA
- a CDS encoding phosphoribosylformylglycinamidine synthase, which yields MRAKIYISLKKSVHDPQGEAVKHALTGLGHRGVQEVRVGKFIELKLNEEDAEKAKESVTQMCEKLLSNTIIESYHFELEP from the coding sequence ATGCGAGCAAAAATTTACATCAGTTTGAAAAAAAGTGTTCACGATCCTCAAGGTGAAGCTGTAAAACATGCGCTAACAGGCCTTGGCCACAGAGGTGTGCAAGAAGTAAGAGTGGGAAAGTTTATTGAACTCAAGCTCAATGAAGAAGATGCAGAAAAAGCAAAAGAGAGTGTCACCCAAATGTGTGAAAAGCTTTTAAGCAATACCATTATCGAATCCTATCACTTTGAATTAGAGCCGTAA